The Microbacterium forte sequence ACTGCTCATGCGACGACCAGGCGCCCGAGCGCGTCGTCGTTCCAGGAGATCCCGAGCCCTGCCTCGTTCGGCGCCCAGGCCCGCCCGTTCTCGATGCGCAGCTCGCCCCTCGTGACGGCACGCAGCTGCGGGATGTGCTCGAGATACAGCGCATTGGGGATCGCGCACACGAGCGAGACGTGCAGCTCCATGAGGAAGTGCGGCGCGACAGGGGCGTTGAACGACTCGGCGAGGTGCGCGATCTTCAGCCACGGCGTGATGCCACCCACCCGCGCCACGTCGGCCTGGACGATCGACGCACCGCCGCGCTGCAGATGCTCGCGGAAGTGCCCGAGCGAGTACATGCTCTCGCCGACCGCGATGGGCACCGATGTCGAGCGCGCGAGCTGCCGGTGCCCCTCGATGTCCTCGGCCGGCAGGGGCTCCTCGAACCAGAAGACGTCGACCTCTTCGAAGAGACGGGCGCGCCTGATCGCCTCCGCCACCGAGAACGACTGGTTCGCATCGACCATGATGTCCATGCCGGGTCCGACCGCGTCCCGCACGGCCCGCAGTCGCTCCAGGTCCTGGTGGCCCCGCGGCATTCCCACCTTGATCTTGACCCCGCCCATGCCTCGTTCCTTCGCATCGACGGCGTGCGCCACGAGCTCATCGGTGCCGAAGTGCATCCATCCGCCCTCGGTGTCGTACACCGGGACGGAGGGCGAGGCGCCGCCGGCGGCGACCCACAGCGGCAGCCCGGATCGCCGCGTCTTCGCATCCCACACGGCGGTGTCGACCGCGGCGAGCGCGAGCGCGGTGATCGGCCCCACGGTGGTCGCGCGGGTGATGCCGAACAGGGCCAGCCATACGACCTCCGGACGCTCTGCTTCGAGGCCGATCAGCGCCGGCAGCAGTGTCTCGCGCAGCAGGCTGAGCACTGCACCGCCGCCTGTGCCGATCGTGTAGCTGTAGCCGATGCCCTCGGTGCCGTCGGCGGTGCGCAGTCGCACGAGGATCGTCTCCTGCTTCACGAACGTCTGCAGCGCATCCGTCCGCTCCGTCTCGACCGGAAGGTCGCACAGCTGCGCCTCGACGTGCACGATGCGGCTTCCTGCCGTCGCATCCGCCCTGACCTCGAGCAGTCTCGCGGCGGTGTCTTGTGTCGTGTGCATCAGCGTCCTCCGAGTCCGCCCAGGGTGACCCCCTTGATGAGCTGCCGCTGCAGCAGCAGCACCAGGATCAGCGAGGGGATGACGGCCAGCGTCGACGCCGCCATGAGCAGAGCCCACTGCGTGCCGAACTGACCGGTGAACATGCCGAGCCCGAGGGGCACGGTGGCCATGTCCTGTGTGTTGATGATGATCAGCGGCCACAGGTACGAGTTCCAGTAGCCGATGAACGAGAAGACCGCGAGCACGCTCAGCGGCGCGACCAGCTGCGGCAGCAGCACCGACCAGAGAGTGCGCAGGCGCGACGCACCGTCGATCAGCGCCGCTTCCTCGTACTCCATCGGGATGGTGAGGAAGAACTGCCGCATGAGGAAGGTGCCGAACGCCGTGAAGGCGAACGGGATGATGAGCGCCGCGAAGCTGTCGTTCCATCCCCAGCTGTTGATCATGATGAACAGGGGCACGACCAGCACCTCCTGAGGCAGCACGAGCGTGAGCACGAACAGCAGGAACAGCTTGTCGCGGTACTTGAAGCGCAGCCGCGAGAACGCGTAGGCCGAGAGCACGGCGACGATCACCGAGAGCAGGGCGCCGAGGATCGCGACGATCAGGCCGTTGAGGATGAAGCGACCGAACGGCACGACCGTCCAGGCCTCGACGAAGTTCGCCCAGCGGATCTCCGATCCGAAGATCTGAGGGGTCGCGGTGAACACCTCGTTCTCGGGCTTGAGCGCCGTGAGGAACATCCAGATGAAGGGGAACGCGAAGATCAGCGCCACCGCGGCGATGGCTGCGGTGTTCAGCCATTCCTTGAGGGAGTCCCGGCGCTGACGCGCGCGGCGGGGAAGGCTCACGACGTCACTCATAGTTCACCCACCTGCGCTGGCCGACGAACTGCAGGGCGGTGATGAGCATCACGACGAGGAAGAGGATCCACGCGAGGGCGGATGCGTAGCCGAGCCGATCGAAGACGAATCCGTTGCGATACAGGTAGAGCACGAACGTGTTGGTGCTCTCGCCCGGCCCGCCCTGCGTGAGGAACAGCGGCTGCACGAACACCTGGAACGCGCCGATCATCGTCATGGTCGAGCAGAAGAACAGCGATGGCGACAGCAGCGGCAGGATGATGAACCGCAGCCGCTGCCAGGCAGAGGTGCCGTCGATGCGGGAGGCCTCGAGCAGCTCCTTCGGGATCGCGCTGAGGCCGGCCGACAGGACGATCACGTTGTAGCCGAACGACTGCCACACCGACATCGCGATCACCGAGGGCAGCGCCCACGCCGAGTCGGACAGCCAGTTGGGGCCGTCGATGCCGACGGTCGCGAGCATCGAGTTGACGAGTCCGTCCTGCGAGAGGAGCAGCCGCCACACGAGCGCGTTCGCCACCATCGGGGTGATCACGGGCAGGAAGAAGATGACCCGCCACGCGCCCGCGGCCTTCATGCGGGTGTTCAGCCACAGCGAGATGGTGAGGGCGACGAACAGGTTCAGCGCCGTGTAGACGACCGCGAAGATGAGCGTGTTGCCGAGCACGGTGTAGAACGTCGGGTCGCGGAACAGCTTGACGTAGTTCTCGAACCCGATGAAGTCGGGGCTGCCGAACAGCTTCCAGTCGAACAGGCTGATGAAGGCCGATCCGAACAGCGGAGTGAGGATGAACAGGACGAACCCGATCAACCCCGGGGCGAGGAAGGCCACAGCGACCCAGCCGTCGCCGCGCCGATGTCGCAGACGTGGAGCCCGCGGGGCGGGGGCACCGATCGGCACCCCCGCCACGCCGGGCATCGCAGAGGAGGCCGTCGCCTCACTCCGGTCGCTCATGATCGCCATCCGCTCAGCCCGCGACCGAGTTCTGGATCGTCTCCATGATCTCCGCAGCCGTCAGCTCACCCCGGTAGCCCTGCACTCCGTACTGGGTCATCAGGGTCTCGACCTGGTTCCAGGTCGAGGTGGTGCGCTGCGGCGTCGCGTCTGCGAGGAGTGCCTCGACGACGTCGGCGGCACCCTCGGTCTTGCCCTCGGCCCAGGCCGGAAGCGCCTCGATGCGAGAGGGGACGATGCCACGGGCCTCGGCCTGCTTCTCCTGCACCGACACCGAGGTCAGCGCCTCGATCGCGGCGAAGGCCTCATCGGGGCGGTCGCAGTTCGCAGCGATGCCGAATCCCGAGCCTGCGGTCATCGCGGCTGCCGTCCCGCTCGTCGACGGGACGATCGTGACGCCCAGGGTGAAGTCGGCGGCGTCGGCGAAGCTGCCGTACATCCAGGGGCCTTCGATGAGCATCGGCACCTCGCCCGAGGTGAACGCCTGCTGTGACACTTCGGAGCCGTCGGCGGCTTCGGGAGCCTTCGCGACCTGCTCGACCGAGACGAGGTCGAAGAAGCTCTGGATCTGGTCGACGAAATCGGAGTTCGTGAGGTCGAGCTCGCCGTCTTCGGTGACGGCGGGCACGCCGTCGGCGAGCGACCAGGCGTTGGGGATGAAGATGCCCGGCGCGAGCGCGAGACCCTTCTTCTCTCCATCGGTGAGCGCCTTGGCGTCCGAGATGAACTGGTCGCGCGTGTACTCGGTGCCGGGCAGCTCGAGCCCTGCCGCCTGGAACGCCTCGACGTTGTAGAAGAGCACGATCGGCTCGGCGTCATAGGGGATCGCGCGGATCGTCCCGTCGACCGTCATGCCGCTGAGCATCGAGGCGTCGATGCTGTCGATGTCGAAACCGCTCTTCTCGATCAGATCGTCGAGAGGCATGAGCAGGTCGCCCAGCTCCTGTGCGCGCGCGGCCTGGGTCGTGAGCAGGCAGGGCGGGTTCGATCCGCTGAGGCGGGTCTTCACCTTGGTCCAGTAGTCCGAGAAGCTCGGGCCCTCGACGGAGATGTCGAGGTCGGGATCCTCGACCTGCGCGCCGTCGATGAAGTCGGCCCACTGCGCCTGGTCGCCCTCGCTGGCGGCCCAGGTGTAGAGCACGAGCGGACCGCCGGATCCGCCGGTGCCTCCGGCGGATGCCCCGGCACAACCGGCGAGGGCGACCACGGTGAGGCCCGCGGCCCCGGTCAGGACGAGACGCTTCGCGCGTCGGGATGAGAGTGCATTCATTCTGTCTGCCTCCTTCATTGGATGCTGATTCGATGCGATGGGTGAGGGGGTGTCGCTCGGGTGGTGCGGTTACTCGGAGAAGTCGATGGCGATGACGTCGATCAGCGCACCGCTGGGTGCGGGCGCCACGATTCGCAGCTCGCCCAGGTCGTCGCCCGCGATGGACGCCTCGTGCACCTCGAAGCTGGCGTCATGCTGCAGCTCGAGATCGTCGGCGAGGCGATGCACTCGGGTGATCGAACGCACCGGCAGCCCGCGCACGATGATCTCCTCGACCGGCAGCGCGGTCAGGTGCAGGTAGAGACGGCCGGCACGGGCGGTGGTCGGGCCGTGGAAGTCGATGCCCACGGTGGGCTCGACGCCGATCACGGCCTCGGCGTGCGACTGCATCCACTCGGCGAACTCCTGCAGACGCTCCTGCTCGACCGCGGGCAGCGTGCCGTCGGGGCCGGGGCCGACGTTCAGCAGCAGGTTGCCTCCGCGGGCGACGACGTCGATCAGGGTGACGAGCAGCGACCGCGCGGACTTCTCGTTGTCGGGCCCCCTGCGCCATGCCCAGTGATCGCCGATCGTCAGGCACAGCTCCCATGGACCGGTCGGCGGGGTGAGCGGGAATCCCTGCTCCGGCGTGCGGTAGTCGCCCTGACCGGGAAGACGATCGTTGATGACGACGTGCGGCTGCAGTTCCTTGATCAGTCGACGCAGGCCGGGAGAGGTCCACTCCACCGCCGAGCGCTCCCAGTCTCCGTCGAACCACAGCAGGTCGATCTGTCCGTAGTTCGTGAGCAGCTCGGTGAGCTGCGCGCGGACGTACTCGAGATAGCGCGACCACTCCTCCGGCGACGAGCGACGATGGCGATCGGTGGCATCCGGGGTGTCGGCGAACTCGGCCAGCCCCGCGGCGGGCCAGTGCTCGAGCTTGTACGGCAGGTCCTCGTCGCGGAACGCCGGGTAGTCGGGGTGGTTCCAGTCGGGAAGGCTGTAGTAGATGCCGACCTTCAGCCCCTCGGCCCGCACGGCGTCGACGAACTCGCGTGTGATGTCGCGGCCGAAGGGGCCGTGCTCGACGCCGAAGTCGGACTGCTCGGTGAAGAACATGTTGTAGCCGGCGTGGTGGCGTGCGGTGAAGACGACATAGGTCGCGCCCGCGTCGCGCACGCGGCGGGCGAGATCGGCGGCGTCCCACTCCGTCGGGTCGAACGTCGGCGCCGTCGCCTGATACTGGGCGACTGTCACCGCATCTTCGACGGCGTCCTCGCCGGGGATGATCGAGCGGCCGACGAGCGGCCAGGAGATCTCGATCCCCTGCTGCGAGGCCTGATCCCAGTGCACGAAGATGCCGAAGCCCGCGCCGCTGAACCACTCACCGCCGGGGATGCGGTCGGTGGGGCGTTGGAATCCTGCGTCAGTCATCGAAGCTCTCCCTTGAGTTCAAGATTTCCTATAGGATACGTGATAGACGAAACGGTTCACAAGGGTGTGATGAAAGGTGTTTTCCGATGGCGATGTTCGAGACCGACCCCGTTCGCCCCGAGGCCTACCGAGAGTTCGAACGGCCCCTGCCCGAGTGGTTCCGCGGTGCGGCGCTCGGGATATTCGTGCACTGGGGCCCCTACTCCGTGCCCGCGTGGGCCGAGCCGACAGGCGAACTCGGGGCAGTGCCGCGAGAGCAGTGGTACGCCCACAATCCCTACGCCGAGTGGTACGCGAACACGATCCGCATCGAAGGCTCCCCCGCACACGCGCATCAGCAGGAGGTGCACGGCGGAGCCCCCTACGACGACTTCCTCGACCAGTGGAAGGCCGAGGCGTTCGACGCCGACGAGGTGCTCGCGGTCGTCGCGGCGACGGGAGCCGGCTACTTCATCCCGACCACCAAGCACCACGACGGGGTCACCCTGTGGGACGCACCGGGCACCGACGGACGCAACACCGTCGCACGCGGGCCTCAGCAGGACCTGATCGGGGCCTTCGCCGAGGCCACCCGCGCCGCGGGACTCCGCTTCGGCGTCTACTACTCGGGCGGGCTCGACTGGCACTTCTCCGACCTTCCGCCGATCGAGCACGACGGCGACCCCGCCCCCGATGACCTCGCCTACGCCGAGTATGCGCACGACCACGTCATCGACCTGATCGACCGATACCGACCTGACATCCTGTGGGGCGACATCCGCTGGCCGAATGCCGGCATCGCACCGGGACCCAAGAGTCTCGCGCACGCATTCGAGACCTTCTACGCGCGAGTGCCCGAGGGCGTCGTGAACGACCGCTGGGGTGAGTCGCACTGGGACTTCCGCACCAGCGAGTACGTGCACGGCACGGCGGTCGAGGTGGGCGAGGCGTGGGAGAACACCCGGGGCATCGGTCTCTCCTTCGGGCACAACCGCAATGAGACGAGAGAGCACCTGCTGTCGGCAGATGAGGCGGTGCGCCTGCTCGTCGACGTCGTCTCGAGAGGCGGCAATCTGCTGCTGAACATCGGGCTCGAGGCATCCGGGCGCATCCCCGAGCTCCAGCGGCAGACCCTCGAGGGCCTCGGCGAGTGGAACAGCCGTCACGGTCACGCGGTCTTCGGCGCGCGACCGGAGGAGCGACTGCGGGCGTCCGACGAACCCTGGCTGCGCTGGACGCGCACCGACGACGCGGTGCACGCGGTCATCGATCAGAACGGGAGCGTTCGCCTGCCCGATCCCGATGGCCTCCTCGACGAGCAGACGGCCCGTATCGGTGACACCGGGGTTTCCGCGGAGCGCGTCGACGGTGCCATCCTGGTCGATGTGGCGGATGCCGCGACCCCCGTCGCGATCTCGTTCCGCCCCCTGGCTTGAAAGGCACACCCATGCGCATCGCCCTGCACTCCGAGATCCGCGACGGCGCGATCGACGATTACCGCACGAACCACGCGCGCATCCCCGATGCCCTCGCTGAGACCTTCTCGCGGATCGGCATCCACGACTGGACCATCTGGCGATCCGGCCACCGCCTCTTCCACCTGGTCGAGTGCAACGACTGGGACGCTGCGGTCGCCGCGCTCGAGGATGACCCGGCCGATCACGCCTGGCAGGCCGACATCGGGCGTTTCGTCGAGCTCTTCCGCGATGCGGATGGCGCCGAGGGAACCGCTCCTCTCGAAGAGGTCTGGGATCTGAGGTCGCAGATCGGCTGATCAGCTGATCCACGAAGACCGGAGTCTTCGCGGCGGTCGTGGCAGAGTAGCCCCGTGACGCGGGCGTGGGTGCGGGAGCCGGCTGGTTGGCTGGGCGCTGCCGCTGTGTCGCTCGTCACCGCCGGTGAGGTCGCGTCGTCGGCCCGAGCAGATCTGCTCTTCCGCGACGGCGACTCGATGGTCGTCGCGATGCTCGCCCGCTCGCTGCTCTCCGGCGAACCGCTCGACTGGGCGATGTCGAGCGTGCTGTTCCTGCCCGAGTCCGCAGCGTTCACCGCCCTCGACGCAGCGGTGCCCGTCGATGCGAGCGGTCTCTTCGCGATCAGCGCGGTCGTCAACCTGCTCGCCCTCTACGGCGCCATCCGTCTGACAGCCGGCCGCGCCCGTGCCGGCATGGCCCCCGTTGCCTGGTCCGTGCTCGCACTCTCGGTGTTCGGGGTGCTCGCGATGACCGACGTCTCGGCGTCGCGCGAGGCGCTCGACCTCGCGTCGCTGCAGCTGACGACCACCTATTACTCCGCGACCGTCGTCGCCGCCGTCCTGACGATCGGCATCGTGCGGCGCATGATCGACAGCCGCGCGCTCATGGCGTGGCCGTCGATCGGACTCGGCGTCGTCGCCTTCGTGTCGACCCTCTCGAACCCGCTCTACGCGGCGTGGGCGACGATTCCGCTCGTGATGTTGCTGGCGATCGCGTCGGTCTCCCCAGGGCTGCGCTCGCGTGCGCCGGTCATCATCGCGGTGCTGCTCGCCGGCACCACGCTCGGATTCCTGTCACGTACTCCGCTCGCGGCATGGATCACGAAGACCGGCGTCGATTACATACAGCCCGGGCAGTGGCACGAATCGATCGACTACTACGGCCGGCTCGTCGGCGAACGGATGCAGAGCCCCCTCGGCGTGATCGGGCTGCTGATCGCTGCCGCACTCATCGTCGCAGCCGTCGTGCGCACCGTGCGGGCGGGCGACCCCGGCTCACGGCTGGTCGCGGCGATGGCGTGGGTCGCGCCGGTCATGGTCGTGGTCGGTGCCGTCATGCTGGGAACCCACGCGGCACGCTATCTGCAGCCGTTCGCCTTCGCACCGGTGCTCGCACTCGTCGCCGCTCCGCACGCCCTGCGGGTCGGCGACCGTGTGCGGCGACCCGCGGCGGTGATGGTCGGAGTCCTGCTGCTCGTCGCCGGGGGGCTCAGCATCCCTCGACTCGCGGATGCCGCAACCCGGCCCGATGCCGATCTCACCTGCGTCACCGACTGGGTCGACGCCTCCGGTCGCACCGGTGCCGGGCAGTTCTGGACAGTGCGCCTGCCCAAGCTGCACCTGGCCGATCCCTCACAGCTCGTGCAGGTCGATCATCAGCTCAACGCGTATGCCTGGCTGGTCGACCGCACGGACTTCGCAGTCGGCGAGGTGTCGTTCCTCGTCGAGGATTCGCAGACGGTGCCGTGGGACCCGCCGCGAGCGGTTCTCCCCGAGAGCGTCGTCGACTGCGGTCGGTACTCGATCCTCGATCTGGGCACCGAGACGCTGCCGCTGGGTCCGCAGCGCTCCTGACCCCCGAGGTCCCTCGCTCGTGGAGTGGCGCGAACCCGTCTCGCCCCACCCACACGTCCGCCGCCTGCTCAGCGGGCGGGCGCCGCCGTAGTGGTGCCCTCGCGGAACCGGCAGGTGAGGTGCAGGGTGAGGCCCGGCTCACCCTGCAGCATCCGCGCGACCTGCTCACCCGCGGCACGCCCCTTCTCGACCGCCGGCTGCACGCTGGTCGTGAGCACGAGGTCGCCGAGCCCGTCGGCGGCGATGCCGTCGAAGCCGGCGACCGACAGGTCTTCGGGCACCCGCAGCCCCAGCTCCTCCGCCGCACGGATGACGCCCACCGCGATGAGATCGCTCTGGGCGAGGATCGCCGTCGGCCTGGTCTCGGCATCCGCCAGCAGCGTCCGCCCCGCAAGGAGGCCCTCGTCGATGAAGCTGCCTCCCGCCGAGATCGCCGGTGCATCCGGGAAGATCTCGCGCATGCCGGCGAGGCGATCGATCGTCACATCCACCGTCGCCGCATCGATGCGCTCCTGCGTGACGGGGCCCCGTTCGCGGCCCGTGTCGAGCGGCAGTGTGACGAGCGCCACGTCGCGGTGGCCGAGATCGCGCAGGTGCCGGGCGACGTCGGCGGCAGCGGCGGCGTTGTCGAGGGTGATCCTCGGGATGCCCTCTCCGGCGTCGCCCTCGATCACGACCACGGGAAGTCCACGGCTGCGGACGATGTCGAGCGATGCCTTGGCGCGCCCCGAGCATCCGATGAGCACGACCGCGTCGACCGGCGCGCTCGAGAGCGATGATCCGTCATCGCCCGGCTCGTCGCGCATCAGCAGGATGCCGGCGCTCAGGTCGGCCATCCCGTCGGTGAGGCCGTCCATCATGGCGGTCGTCACCGGGTCGAGGAAGGCGGCGCGCAGATGCCCCTCGAGCACCACGGCCACGATGCCGCTGCGTCCCCGGCGCAGCGAGGCGGCGCGCGGATCGGGCCCGGCGTAGCCGAGTTCGGCCGCTGCGGCGAGCACCCGCTCGCGCGTTGCCGGTGCGACGTTGGTCTTGCCGCTGAAGACGACGGAGGCGGTCGACGTCGCGACTCCCGCCGCGCGGGCGACATCGGCGATCGTCGCTCGGCGCGGGGTCTCGTGACTCGTCATACTCCGAGGATAGCTCCCCCGGTTCCTGTCCATCGAATCGATTCGATATGCTGTGCACCATGGACACGGCTCTCTCTCGATCGCAGTACGTGCGCTGGCGCACGGCGATCTTCGCGATCTTCCTCGCCAGCGGTCTGTCGATCGCCACCTGGGCATCGCGTGTCCCCGACATCAAGCTCGCGCTCGAGGTCGACAAGGCACAGGTCGGCATGCTGCTGCTCGGCGCGGGAATCGCGTCGATCATCGGAATCTCGACCAGCCCCGCGATCATGGCGCGCACCGGCGCGCGCCTGGGCATGATGGTGTCGATCTTCACGTTCGCCTCCGGCGTCGCCCTGATCGGCATCGGTGCCAACGTGCTGGGCTCGTACCCGGTGGTGCTGATCGGTCTCGTGCTGTTCGGCCTGGGCAACGGCTGCGTCGACGTCATGATGAACGTCGAGGCCACCGCGATCGAACAGCACTCGGGCAAGACGATCCTTCCGCTCTTCCACGCCTTCTTCAGCTTCGGCACCGTGATCGGCGCCGGCCTCGGCGCCCTGGCCGCCCAGCTGCAGATCAACGTCTTCACGCACACGCTCGTCGTCGCGGTGGCGATCGCCACCATCGGCGTCATCAGCATCGCCAGCGTCCCACGCCGCGCCGAAGCGCTCGACCCGACGACCGACGACGGCGAGAAGGTGCACTGGAGAGAGCGCATGCACGTCGCCCTGTCGGCCTGGCGCGAGCCGCGTACCTACGCGATCGGCGTGGTGATGCTCGGCATGTCGTTCGCCGAGGGCGGCGCCAACGACTGGCTGGCTCTCGGTGTCGCGGAGGACCACG is a genomic window containing:
- a CDS encoding mandelate racemase/muconate lactonizing enzyme family protein; amino-acid sequence: MHTTQDTAARLLEVRADATAGSRIVHVEAQLCDLPVETERTDALQTFVKQETILVRLRTADGTEGIGYSYTIGTGGGAVLSLLRETLLPALIGLEAERPEVVWLALFGITRATTVGPITALALAAVDTAVWDAKTRRSGLPLWVAAGGASPSVPVYDTEGGWMHFGTDELVAHAVDAKERGMGGVKIKVGMPRGHQDLERLRAVRDAVGPGMDIMVDANQSFSVAEAIRRARLFEEVDVFWFEEPLPAEDIEGHRQLARSTSVPIAVGESMYSLGHFREHLQRGGASIVQADVARVGGITPWLKIAHLAESFNAPVAPHFLMELHVSLVCAIPNALYLEHIPQLRAVTRGELRIENGRAWAPNEAGLGISWNDDALGRLVVA
- a CDS encoding carbohydrate ABC transporter permease, which codes for MSLPRRARQRRDSLKEWLNTAAIAAVALIFAFPFIWMFLTALKPENEVFTATPQIFGSEIRWANFVEAWTVVPFGRFILNGLIVAILGALLSVIVAVLSAYAFSRLRFKYRDKLFLLFVLTLVLPQEVLVVPLFIMINSWGWNDSFAALIIPFAFTAFGTFLMRQFFLTIPMEYEEAALIDGASRLRTLWSVLLPQLVAPLSVLAVFSFIGYWNSYLWPLIIINTQDMATVPLGLGMFTGQFGTQWALLMAASTLAVIPSLILVLLLQRQLIKGVTLGGLGGR
- a CDS encoding carbohydrate ABC transporter permease is translated as MSDRSEATASSAMPGVAGVPIGAPAPRAPRLRHRRGDGWVAVAFLAPGLIGFVLFILTPLFGSAFISLFDWKLFGSPDFIGFENYVKLFRDPTFYTVLGNTLIFAVVYTALNLFVALTISLWLNTRMKAAGAWRVIFFLPVITPMVANALVWRLLLSQDGLVNSMLATVGIDGPNWLSDSAWALPSVIAMSVWQSFGYNVIVLSAGLSAIPKELLEASRIDGTSAWQRLRFIILPLLSPSLFFCSTMTMIGAFQVFVQPLFLTQGGPGESTNTFVLYLYRNGFVFDRLGYASALAWILFLVVMLITALQFVGQRRWVNYE
- a CDS encoding ABC transporter substrate-binding protein, with protein sequence MNALSSRRAKRLVLTGAAGLTVVALAGCAGASAGGTGGSGGPLVLYTWAASEGDQAQWADFIDGAQVEDPDLDISVEGPSFSDYWTKVKTRLSGSNPPCLLTTQAARAQELGDLLMPLDDLIEKSGFDIDSIDASMLSGMTVDGTIRAIPYDAEPIVLFYNVEAFQAAGLELPGTEYTRDQFISDAKALTDGEKKGLALAPGIFIPNAWSLADGVPAVTEDGELDLTNSDFVDQIQSFFDLVSVEQVAKAPEAADGSEVSQQAFTSGEVPMLIEGPWMYGSFADAADFTLGVTIVPSTSGTAAAMTAGSGFGIAANCDRPDEAFAAIEALTSVSVQEKQAEARGIVPSRIEALPAWAEGKTEGAADVVEALLADATPQRTTSTWNQVETLMTQYGVQGYRGELTAAEIMETIQNSVAG
- a CDS encoding alpha-L-fucosidase — encoded protein: MTDAGFQRPTDRIPGGEWFSGAGFGIFVHWDQASQQGIEISWPLVGRSIIPGEDAVEDAVTVAQYQATAPTFDPTEWDAADLARRVRDAGATYVVFTARHHAGYNMFFTEQSDFGVEHGPFGRDITREFVDAVRAEGLKVGIYYSLPDWNHPDYPAFRDEDLPYKLEHWPAAGLAEFADTPDATDRHRRSSPEEWSRYLEYVRAQLTELLTNYGQIDLLWFDGDWERSAVEWTSPGLRRLIKELQPHVVINDRLPGQGDYRTPEQGFPLTPPTGPWELCLTIGDHWAWRRGPDNEKSARSLLVTLIDVVARGGNLLLNVGPGPDGTLPAVEQERLQEFAEWMQSHAEAVIGVEPTVGIDFHGPTTARAGRLYLHLTALPVEEIIVRGLPVRSITRVHRLADDLELQHDASFEVHEASIAGDDLGELRIVAPAPSGALIDVIAIDFSE
- a CDS encoding alpha-L-fucosidase, giving the protein MAMFETDPVRPEAYREFERPLPEWFRGAALGIFVHWGPYSVPAWAEPTGELGAVPREQWYAHNPYAEWYANTIRIEGSPAHAHQQEVHGGAPYDDFLDQWKAEAFDADEVLAVVAATGAGYFIPTTKHHDGVTLWDAPGTDGRNTVARGPQQDLIGAFAEATRAAGLRFGVYYSGGLDWHFSDLPPIEHDGDPAPDDLAYAEYAHDHVIDLIDRYRPDILWGDIRWPNAGIAPGPKSLAHAFETFYARVPEGVVNDRWGESHWDFRTSEYVHGTAVEVGEAWENTRGIGLSFGHNRNETREHLLSADEAVRLLVDVVSRGGNLLLNIGLEASGRIPELQRQTLEGLGEWNSRHGHAVFGARPEERLRASDEPWLRWTRTDDAVHAVIDQNGSVRLPDPDGLLDEQTARIGDTGVSAERVDGAILVDVADAATPVAISFRPLA
- a CDS encoding L-rhamnose mutarotase, with the translated sequence MRIALHSEIRDGAIDDYRTNHARIPDALAETFSRIGIHDWTIWRSGHRLFHLVECNDWDAAVAALEDDPADHAWQADIGRFVELFRDADGAEGTAPLEEVWDLRSQIG
- a CDS encoding LacI family DNA-binding transcriptional regulator; this encodes MTSHETPRRATIADVARAAGVATSTASVVFSGKTNVAPATRERVLAAAAELGYAGPDPRAASLRRGRSGIVAVVLEGHLRAAFLDPVTTAMMDGLTDGMADLSAGILLMRDEPGDDGSSLSSAPVDAVVLIGCSGRAKASLDIVRSRGLPVVVIEGDAGEGIPRITLDNAAAAADVARHLRDLGHRDVALVTLPLDTGRERGPVTQERIDAATVDVTIDRLAGMREIFPDAPAISAGGSFIDEGLLAGRTLLADAETRPTAILAQSDLIAVGVIRAAEELGLRVPEDLSVAGFDGIAADGLGDLVLTTSVQPAVEKGRAAGEQVARMLQGEPGLTLHLTCRFREGTTTAAPAR
- a CDS encoding MFS transporter translates to MDTALSRSQYVRWRTAIFAIFLASGLSIATWASRVPDIKLALEVDKAQVGMLLLGAGIASIIGISTSPAIMARTGARLGMMVSIFTFASGVALIGIGANVLGSYPVVLIGLVLFGLGNGCVDVMMNVEATAIEQHSGKTILPLFHAFFSFGTVIGAGLGALAAQLQINVFTHTLVVAVAIATIGVISIASVPRRAEALDPTTDDGEKVHWRERMHVALSAWREPRTYAIGVVMLGMSFAEGGANDWLALGVAEDHGGGTALGAAALATFSVAMTVVRVFGGPLVDRFGRVAVLRILSVAAASGILLFILALSLPLVFVGAALWGVGASLGFPLGMSAAADDPAKAAARVSAAATIGYISFLGGPPVLGFISEHIGLLNTLYILVGLVVLSGLFSGAARPLRTDEMSSQPAAAERVRPTK